In one window of Chryseobacterium sp. JV274 DNA:
- a CDS encoding 3-oxoacyl-ACP synthase — translation MKKTNTCTVEHSKITVDGDLIFENQSETFQEFAKEAYKSLDISYPKFHKMDNLSKLAFLSAETILKDEDHSRMAIVFANRSSSLDTDFKYQESINDQDNFYPSPAVFVYTLPNICVGEISIKHKMQTENAFFVLDEFDENFLNNYSEQILLSGKADKVLCGWVELYQENYKAFVYLLTL, via the coding sequence ATGAAGAAAACGAACACCTGTACCGTAGAACATTCAAAGATAACCGTTGACGGAGATCTTATTTTTGAAAATCAAAGCGAAACTTTTCAGGAATTTGCCAAAGAAGCTTATAAAAGTCTGGATATCAGCTATCCAAAATTTCATAAAATGGATAACCTGAGCAAACTGGCTTTTCTTTCCGCCGAAACCATTTTGAAAGACGAAGATCACAGCAGAATGGCCATTGTTTTTGCCAATAGGTCATCCAGCCTGGATACGGATTTCAAATATCAGGAAAGCATCAACGATCAGGATAATTTTTATCCAAGTCCGGCAGTATTTGTGTATACTTTGCCCAACATCTGTGTAGGAGAAATCAGCATTAAGCACAAAATGCAGACTGAAAATGCTTTTTTTGTTCTGGATGAATTTGATGAAAACTTTTTAAACAACTATTCTGAACAAATTCTGCTATCCGGTAAAGCCGACAAAGTACTATGTGGCTGGGTAGAATTGTATCAGGAAAATTACAAAGCTTTTGTATATTTGCTAACCTTA